The window CGTCTCGCCGCTTGGCCACCGTTCGATTACAGAGTGAAATCACCCACTCTTACTCACTTTCTGAGGATGATGACGGCTCTCCTCTTCTTAATGTCCTGAGGCCGGATGCAGTGCGTGATGTCATCAGCTGCATAGCcactaaaaaaaaacaatcaaagcaACTTCAATTCACTCTGAAGCCCAAACCACCAGCAACAATAACAAGTGCAGCACATTCACCTGTCCCTGGCCCACCTGAGCATGGTGACGCTGCCCCGCCTGACGGGCAGGCACAGCACGGGCTCGGACACGCGGATGGGCTTGAACTGGAACTTGCAGCCGAAGCACAGCGCGCTGTCGCTGAAGAAGGACACGGACACGATGGGCCGCTCGAAGATGTGCTTGGGGTCCACGTGGGACACGATGCAGCCGCCTGGCTGGTAGTCGTTGATCACGGCGCTGTTGACGAAGCCCTCCGGTATGACCCCGCGCGCCACCAGCCGCTCGATCACCAGCTCGCGCACCCAGGCGGGGATCTCGTCCACCTCCCCCTCCGGGTACAGCCGCTCCTGCCCGGGCCCGCGCCTCTCCAGCTGCGCCCCGTACGTGTAGCCCTCCCCGAAGAAGTACTTGTTGCGCAGCGGGGCCCGGTCCACCGTGCGCTCGCGGTACACGCCGCGGTTGCCGCGCGCCACCACGCCGTCGATCTCCGCCTCGATGCGCGCGCACTCCTCCGGCGTGAACGCGCACACCTGCGTGATCCCGCGCCTCACCCGCCGGGCCTCCGCCTCGTCCTCCGGGTCGCGGTACTTGCGCTTCTCGGGGCGGGAAACGTCGTATTTATCGTCGTTTTTATCGCCGTCGTCGTCGTCCCGGTGCGGCGTGGCGGAGCGGAGCTTCTCCCTCAGATCCGTGAAGCGACTCgccgccatgtttgtgtgtgtgggtatttttctttttttttttcccgctCCACGTTGGACACCGCGCGCGCGCCCCCCTTCACGTGCCCATGGTCTCCTCGCGCTCACCTCGCCGCGCGCGCGCGAGGCCTCGATCCGGATCCGGACCTTATAGCTAGCGCGGCTAGCTAACCGGCCGACGCCGTTGGTTGTAGCGGCCTTTGCCGGTTATAAAGGACGACTGGGTTAAGATGTGAAGATATATCCCGTCTAATGTTGTAATGTTGTTGGTCCGCGTagataataaacaataaaactTGTCCGGAGAGCTAACGCTAGCTAGCCCTCTGCGCTAGGAAACAGCGCGAGCCGTAACTAGGGTGCTAAGCTAAGCGGTGTCGGTAGCGGAGCAGCTAAACTACAGGACGGGGTCTCGGCGGACCGGACAACGGGCGCCAACCTGGCACACGAGTGCCGAACACGCCGCCACGAAACACAAAACTCTTGAAGCTGACACAAACTGCCCGACGCGCACGGGCAACGGGAAACCGAGCGGGGAGCCAAAATAAACTGGCGTAGCCTAACTGTGGTCCTCAGTGCGCATGCGCCAACAGCTACAGCGTGCGGAAGATTAGGAGCAGAAACACTGCCAACTAGGTTACAGAAATGTGATGTTTTTAGTTTTACAATTGATAACGTTTAATAATTAAATAGCGCGGTCATGTGACCGATatatagctgtttgggtttCGATAAATTATGGTTAAATGTTTCTACCTGATAAAACCATGAATATAATGAAGAAATTAAAAGAGAAATCTACACTAGTAGATTAGTAACTGAACCTCGGGTAACAAACTGCCTTCTTTTACACGAGGGTAATAAACAACGCTGTAAACAATAATGGTCTACTACATATGCGTTTGattgagaaaaagaaaaaaataaagaattttatgttattgatttattttgtattCTTCTGAGTAACACTTAAGTtctgctgtatgtgtgtatttgtgtgtaaacGTGTAATTATAAATTCACAATCTATTTGCCTTTATCGCAAACATGGCTTCATTTTGTATAGAATGTAATGCAAAAACAGAAACAACTATtgatatacatatatgtataaattTAATTTCATATAAAAATGTTTCTTACACATTTATCAAGACATTAAACCATTCATGTGCATATTCatataaaatatacataaaAGAGGTTTTAAGGCTTTACTTAAGACTTTAAGACTTAAGTTTAGAGGTAATCTCACTTCTGAAAACATGGACAATAAACACTGGTATTTAAAGGTAATCTGATTTCAAGTATAAACAATCTTTACAGAACATAACAGACCACAAATATGTTTTCACAGTGTACACGTACCACATTTGTTACATTACTAATGCTTGTTGTATCTGTTTCATCACAAGGTCAGGAAGGGTACTTTCACTTTCAGATCCTTTTCCGTTTTCTTTTTGCCATACAGAGATCATAAGCATGAGCTTTTTGCATTGTTAGTCAAGATTAGACACTCCTAAACATATATAACTTCCCCTCCAGTTCATTTTCATTGATATGTTAGTAGCTCTATTTGTTCTATTAAATAAGAAGAACGTAAAACCTACCCCTGAGCGTGTGCCTATGTGTACACCATGTAGTGTGAGATGACTGAGGCTGACTGCGTGTATGTTATGATACTGTACAGGTGTACACTGTGTGTTAGAGGAGGGTGAGTTCACTTGGAGGCAGTGTGAGTCTCTTTTCCCGAAGTGACAGCAGGTTCTCGATGTGCATGGCCACGACCCGACACAACTCCAGGCCCTACAGTCGTGACATTACAGCATTGTAGAAATCACGGCGTGGTGACAAAAGTGGGTCGGTTGTGAATATGAGCGTGTATGTCACCTGTTCAAGCTGTAGCTGTGTGATCCGTTGGTTGATCATGTCTCCTAGTATGATGTCCACGTAAGGGTAACTTGTTCCCGCACTGggcctttgggtgtgtgtggactgaAGCATCTTCAGTGGAAACTTCGCCAAAACTTCCTGCAACCAGGTAAATAGTGAGTGCAGTGAAAATGTGGCAGTTTTTCTCACGTTTGGCTTAATTTTGTTTGGCTGTGGATTTGACTCTACATAATTTTTTATcactttttttttgtaaaaagcaGCATAGGAGGGACGtacatgtgtgtctttgtggagGAAGTGGAGACCATTTTGATTGACGGCCAGGATGCAGGGGGTGGAGATAGAGCTGTTACTGCTACTCAGGATGTAGAAGAAGGATGATCCAAACATGGGGaatacacacaccaaccctggacgaaacacacacacacaccccacatacacacacatccaaacacacacacacacacacaccccccacacacacacacatccaaacacacacacccagacacacacacacatacccacccacccatacacccagacacacacacacacacccacccacccatacacccagacacacacacacacatacaccccccccacacacacatacacagacacacacaccccccacacacatacacacacacacaccccccccacacacacatacacagacacacacaccccccccacacacacacacacacacaccccccccacacacatacacagacacacacacccccccccccacacacacacacatatacacacacacacatacacacacacacatatacacacacacacacctgcttaaAAGCAGCAGCTCAGATTTTGGAAGTGGTATTTCTCTAGATGTGACAAAGTCAGATCAACTCAGAGTATCTTATGTCAGActgacagactgtgtgtgtgtgtgtgtgtgtgtgtgtgtgtgtgtgtgtgtgtgtgtgtgtgtgtgtgtgtgttgtggaagtACCAAGAAACTGTGATCTGGCCTGGTGAGGACTGAGGCTCTGTGCTGCGTGGCTGTGTTGTGTGACCAGGTGCATCCATTGCTGTGGACCCTGTTTGCTGAACAGCTGGGCTGGTATATATTCCGCCAGTTCATGGCTACACATGCAGACAAAATGTGAGAGAGGTCACAGAAGGATCATGGCTTTAAACCTGAAATTAGATAAACCTTGTAGTGAAGCAATACAAAACGTTTTAATGCGGATGTTTGTACATGTGTAATGGCGAGCTGAAGGCAGGATGCCAACTGAAGAGTGTTCTTGATCATTtacaattatttacatttaacaatttacaattaacaacaacacaacaactCGGACTTGGTCCAGACaatgacaaacaaacaacaccacacagacacacacatacagacgttAACAACACACATGTAACAGGCAACGCTAATaagacaaggaacaggtgaaaggagtaacacacacagatgaacatgTACGAACACATAAACACTCAGCGACAGATGGatgtacacacagacagtcctgggggaggagtcaggggtggACTGTGACAGCACATAATCACAAAAGCTGAAAACCTATTCAATTTATGTACAACCACGCTGGATTAATAAAAATATCAatcattatttaaaaatgtggTATCGCTTTTGGCAACCAAGCTCAAATGTATTGATGGTCCACCATAAAAAGATGTTtacagcagaggtgggaccaagtcagtgttttgcaagtctcaagtaagtccaagtctttatacctcaagtcccgagtcaagtctcaagcaaagacactcaagtcaagtcaagtctcgagtcaagacaggcaacagtcaagtcaagtcccaagtctgaaacttggaatttcaagtcctttcgagtctttttttttttttttttttaccaatgttgcaggtatattttaaatgtaaataatagacatgcgttcttttttaaatctgtattctcctcaaatcttgataaaacatgtgcaactgaaaacacgaagtattaaaaaaaaataaaattacacctctttattgcacagttcaatttgttaaacttagctgcaaaaatattcatactttaaactacaattttccagaaataaatattctgtgaaaaagtcataagtagaactccatgttcaaataaaaagtgctgatattttcacagtacaatacaaagaaccataacagcattttccctctcttctcttatctggtttcttggagaacatgtgtgagtgacacaagacaaacaaatataagaactgaacaattaacaggaatctgcaactttagacatttcagtaaactattctgcattgcatttgctggccaaaagtctgtatgtcatttgtgcacgatgaatgatatccccatagctgaaaactcgctccacttttgtcaatatatttttttctcgacgtagatgttttcaaatacacaatccatgttgagatagaactggatattatgatagtgacagagagaggctctcttccccgagttcagatacagaacccagggttgccaactctcacgcattgagcgtgagacgcatttgaccgtcttcacacgctttcacgctacacatccgatttctcacgccggaaaaaaaatctagtttatttacctctgatccacatctatgattcaatgagttactagttcgctctggcaccaaccactggcgatcgatcgatcgcgatataatacttaatttgtgtacattttacaccccgcccggtaaaaatttacgttcgccaacccccccatttgattggttgtgctgcagctcacgcacacacacacgtgtggaaaagcagaggaccggtctgcgtcagaaggacggaaatgaaattaatggggcacactataaatattaatatgcgttttcaaaatttagatttggggtaaaaaaaaatcaagtctttgcaagtaaacaggttcaagtccaattcaagtcccaagttattggtgtaaaagtccaagtcaagtctaagtctctgaatattttttcaagtcaagtcaaaagtcttaatattaatgactcgagtctgactcgagtccaagtcatgtgactcgagtccccacctctggtttaCAGCAGGCTGTAATATCCTATTGGGCCATTAAATATGAGATGTCCCCAGGCTGggggaaataataataataataataataataataatttccacttctatagcgcctttcaaagtacccaaggacgctgtacaaagcaatacaaaaaaaaaaaacagacaagaacagacaataaaaagaaaaagaaaatcccATAGAACAGACCTAAGTTCAGGAAGTTGTGAGAAAatgttgattaaataggtgggtCTTTAGTTGAGCCTTGAATGCGTTAAGAGATGgtaagagacggagggagaggggaagagagttccagagagtcGGAGCCGCCACACTGAAAGATCGACCACCCATGGTGTTCAACCTGAATCTGGGGACAACTAATAGTCCAGTGTCAGATGACCGAAGCCGGCGAGTAGGAACATAGCGGTGCAAAAGATTAGCCAGATATACAGGAGCCAAACCAGAGAGTGCTTTGAAAGTAAGTAATAGAATTTTGTACCGGATACGGAGACTTATCGGAAGCCAATGAAGACGCTCTAAGACAGGTGTTATATGGTCGTACTTCCTTGACTGGGTCAGAACacgagcagcagcattctgaacagtCTGAAGGGACCGAAGAGACTTAGAGGGAAGACCATAGAAgagagagttgcagtagtctagtttGGAAGTGATGAGAGCATGAACCAAGGTTTCAGCAGATGTAGGagacaggtaaaaaaaaatccttgaGGTTCACACAGTATTTTCATTGCCCCAATACAATACAGAATCCACAAGCTGTGGGAAGAATCGTTGGTACTAAAACAATAGCAACTCAAAAGTTCACAGTCATGCCATATTTTATGGTATTAGAAATGTACATAAAATGTGACAAAAAGGGTTATAAACTTACAAAGTGAATGTATAGAGACCATCCTTAGGGTTATAAAGCATTATAAACATACATAGTGGGTGCACAGAGACCATCCTTAGGGTTATAAAGCGTTATAAACGTACATAGCGGGTGTATAGAGACCATCCTTAGGGTTATAAAGCGTTATAAACGTACATAGTGGGTGTATAGAGACCATCCTTAGGGTTATAAAGCGTTATAAACGTACATAGTGGGTGTATAGAGACCATCCTTAGGGTTATAAAGCGTTATAAACGTACATAGTGGGTGTATAGAGACCATCCTTAGGGTTATAAAGCGTTATAAACGTACATAGTGGGTGTATAGAGACCATCCTTAGGGTTATAAAGCGTTATAAACATACATAGTGGGTGTATAGAGACCATCCTTAGGGTTATAAAGCGTTATAAACGTACATAGTGGGTGTATAGAGACCATCCTTAGGGTTATAAAGCGTTATAAACGTACATAGTGGGTGTATAGAGACCATCCTTAGGGTTATAAAGCGTTATAAACATACATAGTGGGTGTATAGAGACCATCCTTAGCTCTGTGCTGCAGGGCTGCTAGTTTGGCGACTTGATtaaactgctgctcactgatcTTCCCCTGCGGAACCACACTGAGTAAAGACTTCAGATAGTCGGGgagtacctacacacacacacacacacacacacacacacacacacacacacacacacacacacacacacacacacacacacacacacacacacacacacacacacacacacacacacacactgtgattgTAGACCATTATCTCAATCCTTAATTTTATTGTTCTTCAAACACAGACTACTACACTAGATTTACTactacacacatatttaatctgTTTACGACTGTAATAGACACTCTCCTGGCAATAACGAACATTATAACGCGTTTTGGGGGCCTTATCCCAGGTGAAAGTTCAAGGCAGCAGAGAGTTGTCATACTTGGTTATAGTGCACTGTGACGCTCAGCTCATTGTCAAACTTGAGAGGATGAGCCCATATGACCCGCCGGAACCAGAAGCTGTAGTTGCTGTCGATCAGCTCCGCCTCCGTCCCAATGTCCAGGATGTACTCCCTCTTATTCAGCGGCCGCACATTTTGACCTTGACCACGGGAACAAAACCACATTGTCCACAACTCACTGGGGTTCCCAGTGTGTAAGGCAGGATCTGGGTCGAAACATGTGAACCTGAGCTTGCACTATTGTTTCTGCAGTAAACACTATCCTGTGATCATTCCTGTAACTTGTAGGACTGATGTGGGGTGTCTGGACGTTTAATGGGCTTCATCTACCTCCGTTTATGACGATGAAAACGGTGTACTCGTCTATGGCCTCCAGTCTTTGCAGTGCCATCTCATAGCACAGCTCCTCTATAACATCTAAAGCCACCTACACAGAACTAATATTAGTATATGCACGGAAAACCTCtgattgacacacacacacacacacacacacacacacacacacacacacacacaaacatacgcaTGAATAGCATGAAAGCACAAAGACATGACACAAATTATGCAAAGATGCAAAGATAAGGGCAATTTACAGAGCAGGTTTTGATCTTCAGATGTCGCTCAGTTCCTCCAGGCAACAGGAAGAGCTGCCTCTTTGAGCTTCGACCGGCCTGGGGAAACATGGGGGaccatacatgtgcacacacacacacacacacacacacacacacacacacacacacacacacacacacacacacacacacacacacacacacacacacacaaacacatataacaTACAGCAAATGCTCCATGTAACAATTTGGGCATattttcaggtgtgtgtgtgttcgtgagtTCTGACCATTATGGCTTTGAGCTCCATACTGCTGGGTAGAACACTCCTGCCCCCGAACTGGAAGGTCTTCCTCAGGTTCTGCTCACAGGCTTTAGCAATGCCTGGGAATGACACACTAGCCAATCATGTTAACTGGTCATAAAAGGAAggcaaactgtgtgtgtgtgtgtgtgtgtgtgtgtgtgtgtgtgtgtgtgtgtgtgcatgtgtgtgtgtgtgtgtgtgtgtgcgcatgtgtgtgtgtgtgtgtgtgcgcgtgtgtgtgtaccctgaaACAGGGATCCTGGGTTCTTGCAGGTATCATATAAGAACTTGAGCAGGAAGGGTTTGAGCACTTCTGAGCAGCGGCTGTACGCTGTGAGAATATAGAGCAAACGCCAGCCATTCTGACAGCTATCCCTGGGAGAgagaacatgcacacacacacacacacacacacacacacacacacacacacacacacacacacacacacacacacagacacacaaacacacacgcatgcacacatacatacccacacatgcacacgtaaaCACATTTTGTGTGTGAACGTCTCTTCTGCCTGTCTTTTTTATTTTGTGACTGGCCATGATGAGTTGATAATCATAAGGTTCCTTTGTGCAGAGAGGACAAGCGTGCTGTGTCTCACGGCTTGGGGCTGGTGTTGGCCGTGATCTGTTTCAGAACCTGACAGTAAGCCTCGTCCCTCATCAGCCCTTGCTCTCCGATCAGCTGCGAGGGGAAAGGCGTGTTCAGCCAATCTATCACAGCAACAACGAACCACGCATCGTGTACGGCGCCGTCATCACTGGTGCTGTGGTGACGTACCTTCAGGAAGGTGCACAATACGAAGTGCTCCGATTGGCCCCGGAGAGGATGGTCTCCCATGAACTTCATTGCGGCTGTGTACGTGAAACATACACCACAATGCAGAAGACAGCAAAAGGCACAATAGAGCTGTATTAGAAGAACTGTATTAGAAGCAGTATGACATGGCTCCTGACAGACTAGGCTCACCTAGGAAGATCTCAGAAGCAATCCTGTTCATGTTGGGGTCAGTGAACTCGATCAGGGACTCCTGGATGGGGTTCTGAAGAAGGGGATTGGTAGAACATGGCTTAGTTAATACTCTCCAGGGTTGGAGGTTGTCAGAGTCGATTCTTAAAATAGAATAGAATTGACAGAGGTGGGcgttccaggttcagaaagtaaaactccttcccaggattttattcaagcttgctggattttctaattgaTGCAAGCcaagtaaaattagtggaatcaacacagcCCAGGAAGCCTGAGCTAAATCTTGGTaatttactttctgaacctagaatgcccacctctgcatATTGACTACAATTGGGGGAAAAACGgggtaaataaaaacaaaataaaatataaaaaatgagGGAGACGGGTATTATTCCTGCAGAGTCAgtgtattttatttctaaacGTGGGTAACAGTGTGACGTTCGGGCTacgccaaggacgagacacagaatcctcgatTTTgtagacagacgtcactttttaatgcacacaggtattgcgcaatagcacacgagaaacacacacgagtcacacaacgtgcagacttagacaacgacgagcacaggacactgcgcgagcgcacattaaataggcaagacacattagccccacgtgatcacgagacgattcacaggtgaaacttataaatcacacgacAAAAACCCCCAACCACGTAtctccactgacgcagacaaagcacgtggacaatgtTTACACACGgtcaaaagggaggggccggggtcctcaacatgacagacgccccctccaagggcactacccgtcccggggtgccaacaggaccgagtgccccgaacccacgacgatgggcggatccaacgcgctcagtcctgcgtctgggaggtgaccgcccttggtgaagcgtccgccacggactgcctagaacaccctccctgagaagacgggggaaaagacgggagacacattaaacggaacagaaacaaacacacagactggcatacacacacacacagaggcacaaacgggaacagggggtttggcagacacacgggaagactgacgaacactggcacagacaaacacataacaggcgccaggctgcgcgccaggaggagagtatagaggggagagagatcgggagccgCAGTGGTCGGTCCTCCGCCAGGCGTCGCTGCGAAACCTCTGTTGGGAGCAGCTTGGCTGGCGGACGCGTATGGTGCACCGCGGCTGGCAGACGCCCCGTGCGGGCCGTTTGGGGTTTCCTCGGCAATGTCCatgtcctcctccctcccctggctccgctccatggactgctccgggctgccaccccgggagcagtccattttACTGTCGCCGGAGAGAGTGGAAGAGGGCGTCCGCTTCCCTCTCACGGTCTCCACAGACAtctctgaggggggagggctctcttctCCCTCCGTGGTATAGGAGCCCTCGGACGAAGGGTACTCCCCGTCTTCCTCACCTTTCTCTGCGGTGCGAGAGgggcacacgggcggagggaggtaatcctcGTCCTCCGACTcgtcctccgactcctcctccccaccgtagtccacagtgGAGGCGTCACCCAcagatggagggtagtcctcctcctcttctccaccgtagtccacggtggaggcgttgcATAATGACGGAGGGTAGCCTTCCACCACGTCATctggctcctcctccccaccataGTCGACGGTGGGGGCGTCACATATAgagggggggtagtcctctacctcctcttcctcctccgaccCGAACTcactctctggggtggactcggtagcaCCCATGACGaacgagcccaccctcagaggcgagagagcGCGGGCAGGAGGagcgtgtctctccctccagatCCTCACCGCGCCCTGCCGGAAGATCTCCGCCGTCTCGGGGTCCCGGTTCTCGAGCCCCCGGGCTGTGGCCAGCTGGTAGGCACACACCGGGTCTCTCTCCAACTCCTCGACCGTCGGTATGGCTTCTTGGCACGGGGAGGAGCCCTCTAGCTCGTGGATGCCCACCCGTATGGGCGAGGGATCcctggaaggagaggggtgcttCTCCTGCCACACCCTTACCGCCGTCTGGCAGTATTCCTCCGCCAGCCAGGGAATagcggtctcccgagccgcgcacagcataTAGGAGCACTCCGGGTCTTGCTGGAGCTGCTCCATAGTCGGCGTGGCCGGAGGGGAGGAAGACGTGTGGTGATGCCACTTACTctgcttcttgcccttcttgggctttggcttgtagcctggcatgtcgGTGTCTCTTACGGCTCGTCGctctgtgacgttcgggctacgccaaggacgagacacagaatccttgatTTTgtagacagacgtcactttttaatgcacacaggtattgcgcaatagcgcacgagaaacacacacgagtcacacaacgtgcagacttagacaacgacgagcacaggacactgcacgagcgcacattaaataggcaagacacattagccccacgtgatcacgagacgattcacaggtgaaacttataaatcacacgacaaaaacccccaaccacgtatatccactgacgcagacaaagcacgtggacaacgtttacacacgcccaaaagggaggggccggggtcctcaacgtgacaaacaGATTTGACACAGGGTAAGAAATGTTAAATTTTATGACACGATTTAAGGCACCTGAAATAAATATTTGCGCTACCTTGCTAAACTTCACCATTTCGGCAGGGTCCTTGCTGCCTTTCTTAGATTTCTCTCGTAACGATTCACTGAAAACATGAAAGATGCAGAAACAATGTCACTTGTGTTATGTTAAAAACTACAATTTATTTAATTGATTTAATTTGATAATTTGTATTGACATGAGTGATTTGAATTGAAATGAAGAGTTAATTAAGAGGCAGAATAACTGTTCACGTGGGactgttcatttacatttttaactATTATGCTCAGCAACTTATATATGTCTTAGTATGACAGTATGTGTGGAATTAAACCAGTGAGCTTGGCTGTACTAGGTGTACTAGGTGTACTCTATCTGCTGTACTAGGTGTACTAGGTGTACTCTATCTGCTGTACTAGGTGTACTCTATCTGCTGTACTAGGTGTACTCTATCTGCTGTACTAGGTGAGCTACCAGATCACAAACCTTCTGCTTCCACTAGACTGTCTGAAGTACTTCTTGGCAAACTCCACCATGTTATATTGACTGTCCAAGAGGACAGTCGCCCCTGCTTTGACACCACCAAAATCATCAAACCCATCCAACTAAGGGAAGTCAGATATGAGATCATTACCACAGTGAATAAGGTGATTTATCAAAACAGTATATTTCACACCCTGTGAGTTAACATTCAGGCAAAGACCTGAGATAAATGTCTTTTTTGCCGGCTTATAGGACCTGAAAGTCCTTTATGATGGT of the Brachyhypopomus gauderio isolate BG-103 unplaced genomic scaffold, BGAUD_0.2 sc72, whole genome shotgun sequence genome contains:
- the alkbh5 gene encoding RNA demethylase ALKBH5 — its product is MAASRFTDLREKLRSATPHRDDDDGDKNDDKYDVSRPEKRKYRDPEDEAEARRVRRGITQVCAFTPEECARIEAEIDGVVARGNRGVYRERTVDRAPLRNKYFFGEGYTYGAQLERRGPGQERLYPEGEVDEIPAWVRELVIERLVARGVIPEGFVNSAVINDYQPGGCIVSHVDPKHIFERPIVSVSFFSDSALCFGCKFQFKPIRVSEPVLCLPVRRGSVTMLSGYAADDITHCIRPQDIKKRRAVIILRKTRPNAPRLEANSLGSSTNSPPQRQRMLLKAKRSHRKADPDAAHRPRILEMDKEQQRRSLLSQQQSHGDGGSENSHYTPPHRTPDLAPAHRRVKMRRH